Proteins found in one Orcinus orca chromosome 11, mOrcOrc1.1, whole genome shotgun sequence genomic segment:
- the UPK3A gene encoding uroplakin-3a: MPPLWVLLALGCLRLGSGVNLQPQLASVTFATSNPTLTTVALEKPLCMFDSPEALHGTYEVYLYVLVDSASFRNASVQDSTKAPLSSTFQQTEGGRTGPYKAAAFDLTPCSDLPSLDAVRDVSRASEILNAYLVRVGTNGTCLSDPNFWGLCNPPLSAATEYRFKYVLVNMSTGLVQDQTLWSDPIRTNRLAPYSAIDTWPGRRSGGMIVIASILGSLPFFLLIGFAGAIVLSLVFMGSADRETAHDSQITQEAVPKSLGTSEPSYTSVNRGPPLDRAEVYASKLQD; this comes from the exons ATGCCTCCGCTCTGGGTCCTGCTGGCCCTCGGCTGCCTGCGACTTGGCTCAG GTGTGaacctccagccccagctggcTAGTGTGACCTTCGCCACCAGCAACCCCACACTCACCACCGTGGCCTTGGAAAAGCCTCTCTGCATGTTTGACAGCCCGGAGGCCCTCCATGGCACCTACGAGGTGTACCTCTATGTCCTGGTCGACTCGG CCAGCTTCAGGAACGCCTCTGTGCAGGACAGCACCAAGGCCCCACTCAGCTCGACGTTCCAGcaaacagagggagggaggacaggccCCTACAAGGCGGCGGCCTTTGACCTGACCCCCTGCAGCGACCTGCCCAGCTTGGATGCTGTCAGGGATGTGTCCCGGGCCTCGGAGATCCTGAACGCATACCTGGTCAGGGTGGGCACCAATGGGACCTGCCTGTCTGACCCCAACTTCTGGGGCCTCTGCAACCCACCCCTGTCAGCAGCCACGGAATACAG ATTCAAGTACGTCCTGGTCAATATGTCCACAGGCTTGGTACAGGACCAGACCCTGTGGTCGGACCCCATCCGCACCAACCGAC TCGCTCCGTACTCGGCGATCGACACGTGGCCGGGCCGGCGGAGCGGGGGCATGATTGTCATCGCGTCCATCCTGGGCTCCCTGCCCTTCTTCTTGCTTATTGGCTTTGCTGGTGCCATTGTCCTCAGCCTCGT GTTCATGGGCAGTGCTGACAGGGAAACAGCCCACGACTCCCAGATCACGCAGGAGGCCGTCCCCAAGTCCCTGGGGACCTCGGAGCCCTCGTACACGTCTGTGAACCGGGGGCCACCCCTGGACAGGGCCGAGGTGTATGCCAGCAAGCTCCAGGACTGA